The Engraulis encrasicolus isolate BLACKSEA-1 chromosome 22, IST_EnEncr_1.0, whole genome shotgun sequence sequence TGTTGCTCAACTCAGAAAATGGCTGGAAGAACATCAgaaaagagtgaaaaaagaaaactAAGGACTTGAATTAATAATAAGGCAATATGCCATACTTCTAATAATTGTATTGTCTATGGTTGACAAATTTATGAAATGACGCCCATCTAAAACAGCAATCTCACCTTTATAATGTAGATAGAGAGTGTCATTCAGACTTGGTGTGATGTATAGCTTATTATTTTTGCAGTGGAGGCGCAGAAACTTTTTTGTCATCCTGTAGTTAAAGAAAAACTGCATATTAttcatcagtggttctcaaacttcaaaattattaacCCAATTAAAACTAAGATACATTTCTACATCCCGGTCACTCACAGAGACACATTTTACGACGTCACTTTACAACATGACACATTTTGACTTTTAATTCACTTCAGAATCTGATGGAAAAAGCACTTAGGTGTGCCATATCTGAAAATTCTGGCAATTTTAATATATTTAACTTACCACTATTGTCAAGCACTTTTGGTCAACTATTGTGATAAATGTGCAATAGAAATGAACTTGATACGTGAAATCATTCAGTACTCATTCTCTCACCTGGTTCCAGTTTCTGATGTCGGTCCTTCCTTCAGTCCCACATTTTCTTTCTGGCCTTTATTTGACATTTCACACTCTgggagaaaataaaaaatattgtaACACAGCTGTGCATTGGATGCTTAAGGATTTCACATAGGCTAAGTTAATACTACCATTCCAAAAACTGGTTAGTACTAACAGCATTTTCATGTCTGGTTAAATCAAATTTCATTTCCCCTTCACATTTAGCAATATTAACTCAACCCTTAAGGCCTTTCAGAGACTTTGAGGCAGTTTGCAACAGCTTGACATTTGAAGTATTTCAAATATTATGAACATCTATTCTGAAAAGTCTAATAGAAAATAATATGAGAGTATAGTGAATGTaatacaaacaagttttatttaaatGAGTGTAAACACAACTGTAACTTACAAAAAAGGTTTAGGTTttcaaacagtgcaagaaaacacactttAAATACcgagacttttgaagtttgaacctTGTAGGCTAAACAAAAGTGGATttacataaaagtaaaaagagcaTTTACGTTAGAAATATTTTGTTGTTTCGTTTCCATACAAAGTGTGAAAAGTAAGCTTAGGTCTAATTGAAAGTCAAGCCAGTTTCTCTGTTAGttgaataataggcctacttattaaatgtattaaatgtatgtaagattgtctaccttaactgacagagtatgtttttctgcattggtctatcccaactcacagaatgtctttttgcacaattacctttttacatttattatctctactattttattttattttcccgaccctgatgactattcctgtgttatttgtgtcttgaaatgtccatgtgggcttttgtgtatttgtgtatttatgtaagctactggatacctgaatttccccctggggatcaataaagttactctactctactctactctactactctacagttTTTATTCTTGTAtaactatttttattttatgttttaattaTTCTCCTATTTTTAAGTTGTGATGTTTTGTTATTACTCTTTCTACTGTTTTTTATGTAAAGTGAccttgtccttgggtatcttgaaagtcgcttaaaataaaacattattattaaaTGGGTGTGTAAGCTTAACACCTCTGATGCCCCCCATTCCCCTGTCACTTTCCAAGTGATAATTGTCAGTAAGTTATATATTTGGAAAAATAGCTTCAAGGTTAGTGTCACGTATAagtttgaatgacaaaaactcactgtatgttctttcttttctttgctttgttTGACCAGGTTAGCCAAAGGCCTATCTAAAGGCTGTATGAGAACGAGAAGGTAGAACGAAATTTGTGATAAGTCAACTTGCCTGTTGTGTTTGGAGGTAAGCCTACTTGTAGTTCAACGTCGGCTGCCAACTTGGCCATAACTTCGTCTTCCCCAGGCATTTTGCTACACTTAAAGTAAATCCTCTCTTTTATTTTGAGTTGTTTAAGTGTTTCAAGCCCTGCAGAGAATCGCTTTACAGACGGGGCTTTTTGGCCACATCAGTGATCACATCCAAAACGAAAGGTTGCCATAGCGATCAAGTCTCGCGGTAGTCTTCGTGAAGCCTCGAGCGCCGCCGTCTTGGTACAGGACGCAGGTAACAACTACAGGCAAAGAGGAGGAACGCAACTTTGGTAGGCGGCTTTACCTAGACAGTCGTATTGTACAATacagaaaaatgggcaaaaaaaagaaaaaaagacaccgCTTTAAAATTATCAGTTCTCATTTTACTACTTAGGCCACAGGTAGGAGAATAAAAatgaacattgttgtttcattctataaacaaCATGGGTCATTACTAAGCTGAAaatgaaatggtcaaaataacactgAAGATGCAATGTTCTCAGACCTTAAAATCCAAAGGAAAAAATATGCATACTTTTTAACAACTTCATACAAGAGCTGCAAGCAAAGGTTCACTGAGGAACAGACTAGTCACAAATAGGTTCCTGGGAAGAACCCTAGTTTTTTAAGGTTCTTAGCGGATCCTCCACAGCGGTCAACTTAAAAGCACCCCTAAGAATTAATGTTCCTTTGTATTGACAATATGCAGCAGAATGGAGCATTAACTCTTTATTTTGACGTGTGTTACAGATTTTAGTATAAAAACATCACCTCTTGTCACTTGAGGAAAGAGACCTGGGGAGGGCTGGACAGTGTGGTGCAATCTGTGTGTCGTCCCTCCTTTCTGTATCAGATTGGGGTTGAGTAGCACTGATCCCAGCTTCATTGTAGGCCCAGGAAGACAACTAGGAAGTGGTCAGGTGTCAGGAGGACACACAACAACCTAATTTTCAAAATATATTAGGGGAGAGAAACCCCCAAACACCCAACAACTATAGGGTCCTTACATCTTTGCTTAACTCCTGAATCTTTTCCAAAGCAACAGCCATGGAGGCCCTTTCTTGTCATCTGGTACATTAGCAGTACATTTCATTAAGCTGacttatttcattttattcaaaaccaaattatttacagggtattggttacaatccctggagcagtatggggttaggtgccttgctcaagggcacgccACCCATGAGGTGCGGTAgggaatggaagggtgggattcaaaccttcaACGTTTTGATGTAAAGCTCATGTCCTTTACCATTACACTGTGGCTGCCCTATGTAAGGTGTtgtaatcatcatcatctgcACCTGGGTAGGCTATTGCTATAGAgaccaaacaaaaacaagaacCAAATGCTATGAACCAAAAACAGAATTttcagtgttttttattttttttaaaagacaataaaacagTCACACACAATGTCCACCTACTGAATAATTATTACCAAACACCTCTCTGATTCAAAGACTGTTTGAGTCTTTCAACCTTTTCCCTCTCGCTGTGAAGTTTTTCACGCTCCACTCgaatctcttctttttctctctgtagcGTCTTGGCCTCTTCCTGAAGCGCTCGTCTTTCTGAGTCCAGTGCCTCCTTTTCTGCTTGGAGTTCACGGGTCTTTTCCTGGAGAACTTTCTGCTGTTCCAAACATCGTCCTTCCTCAGCCTGGACGAGTCTTAGGGCATCTCTTAGTTCACGTTCACGATGCTGTACACGATGTGTAGTCCTTCCTACAGCAGCAGTGAAAACCATAAAATAGAATTAGTGAATAATAAATATAGGTTGCAGCTGGCTATACAATACTATAGGGCCATTCCATGTCAATGCACAGGCCCTCCCCGAGGTGACCCTCTTCGATTTTTCaaatacaggtaccttttgatgcaAACTGAGAGAATACCTTTCAGCATCCTACCTCTAACAGCTTTGGAAAAGAGGACATGCAAAGTTTGATCAACTTTTTAACTTGTTAAAAGCAGCGACacgtttatttaaaaaaagatcaAGAAAATCTTACTCATCTAATCTCAATGTCCTGTGAGGGCAGATTATTTCCACTAAGTCAAAGAAACCATCCGACGAATCAGGCTGATGCTGTCCGACTGCTATTGCAcccaatcagggctctaaatgaacaccagccaaatgctggtgaaatttcagtttggctggtagagaagaaaGCTTACTAGCGACTTTCACTGATGgcaagtgtatgtttggctagtgcgattaacatctactagccaaatgtATAGCCCTGCACCCGATCATAACCTTACAGGCAGATGGGGGACCACGTTCCGAGTCACGCCCATGTCTTTTCTCAGGCCTAGCTCTCGCTCAAAGGTGTATATTTGGTTTGGAatgtggtggggacattaatatgaCTGATTGTCCAGgtcacacatatacgcacagtctctcgctctctctctccctctagtagCCCATTgacgcctgatgttgcgttgcgcaacatcggccctagcgcctggagctgcattacgcaacattcaggctcatgacatttgagacaactttattaaaaatctgtttgtttgagatgaatgaacacattctaatgaaagatgagggtctctgcgtttaaatgcaactaggtgcatatttttatgtgcttcagaagctaagatatttaggtttttataggctgagggcagcttttattaaaaaaagggctcaggcattcagcacccttttttgtagGTGCCTTATTCGTCAATTGGTTTAAGTACAAATCACGGACGGCTCAATTTGCATTACTAGATCTGTAGCCGCCTCAAAGCACAACGGTTTGTGCAGATAAAGGCATAATACCATTACAAAGCAGCAAACAGGTGAAACAGATGACATTTGAAGCTGCCGGTATCTCTGTAGTCCCACAAACACCAAGGTGTAAATATGCTGTTATACATAAACACCGTCTTTCCAATCTAGTCAATGCTCATGTAACCCCTTTAGAAATAAGGCTACCAAAAACAGCAACCCAGCCCAGGTACTGCCATATGAGGGCGCTCCAACACTGCCCACTGCCCTGAGAGTAGTGGTCAGTCTGACCCTTCCGTTTCCTTTCTCTTCAACTCAATCTTGTTCCTGCTGGACACGAGTTTGTGAGCTCCTTACTTTCTTCCCTCTTAAACTGATTACTTTTCCTAAAAAATAGTGATATGTTACCCTACTAAGTGAATCCAACCACGTCAACAAGTTGTATCATACGAGTTATATGTGATTAGATTCTCTGACTGGTTTTTTGTTTGGATGAAGAAACAGATGATTCCAAGATGGCGAGCCGAGCCCAGCGAGGACTGACGGTCACCAGCAGACAATGTGGCCAGCTGTTTGACTGCCTCCAGGAAACCACTTGAATCAACAGCCAGATAGAGAAACTCTTACAGACTGACCTCTTTTGACTCAACTTGTGGTTTGGAATTGATACATTGGGTCTTGCAAAGGGACAAAGGTTTTGGGGACACTTTTTGGACATTTTTGGGAATTAAAGAGGACTGAATCTAACTGAACTAAGAAAAATAAGGACTCTGGtatattttttgaagggaaaaggTCTGAccacttttaattattttaattcttacttttattttgaagagctctgcttttattttgtttgtttttgatttgTGACTCAGTCACATCATTCCAAAGGTAAGCACTGTGCCTAAGTGCACAGCAGGTGTATAGACAATAAATCGGTCAACTGTTTCACTTTTAAAAACTGTCTCCTGATTAATTATTTTCAGTTGTGTGATAATTTTAAGCCTACTGCCTAGGTAGATATTTAGTGCCTTTTCCTACAGGTCCTCTACACAAGCGCTACACTCACAAGCAGAATTGCATTAAGATGATGTCATTATAGAAAGCATGGTTCTTATTTTTTTGTCATGGAGAAAAGTGATAAGTCATGAACTCCACATACTTCCAACATACATAATTTTCACTCATTTGGGTACTTTGAAggagtcatttcacgtgaaatcagacactttgggacccgaccgacacggatttcaatcatacatcatatgaattatcataaattgaaaaattaaaaattgaatatcaaaaaaaacttgtattttaaaatggctagttccttgtctaaacatagcctgcaatgtcatgaacaacacctgaaatgctggtgtttggttctttattcatttcagagacaatgggactcaaaaatatggcatcatacaaatcacctagtaataatatggtgataccatagtaatatcacatgacagcatgtctatcggaatatgtgaaggatggagatggtccatgaggatgcaggaagttcagtttcacctctccagtgctcggcatacattcctcaacacatgctagccactagcagccatcatatacagctacatcATACCCtctgatgcttgaacatttaaaaaaaatcctttactgagcttattctttgaACCCTGCTTTCTCcgaatgcttaaaatggtctagtttccactgtgtccattgacaatgggcagaagccgtgtagcttttgagtacctggaatagggactgacgagggtgcagggctcaccgggaaaatgcctgttatgccagatggccagtccagccctgtccctgacactactctattactacttcattacaactcatttcaacctttatgtcccattatctctgaaatgaattaagaaccaaacaccccattttcaggtgttatGATCTTAcatgctatgtttagacaagaaaccagccattttaaaatttaagtttttttgatattcaattttaaaattttctatgcatcataattcatattctgaaggttgttgtattccatgctgtgtgtgtaagttgTAGTGCCAgacaagagctttcaaacaatccttcagacatccttttgtgacttacactgactgatataatcaaggccgaatacatagtgtcctaccctcacatgtaaacctttgctagtctgtttctcccttaatattggtgtcagattcacacaactgcagttctggggtgctaccttgctactaaacaggcacagcaagtatgattgaaatccgtgtcggtcgggtcccaaagtgtctgatttcacgtgaaatgacccaggagCCCATGATGCGTCCCAAATCATGACCCCTCTTTGCTGATGGCATAACCTTAGAAGATGGTGGTGATTCACCAACCATCCACCTGGAGCATCCAGGGTTGCAAGGGCACCAAACAGTGAACAATACTGTTTGAAAAGTTGTATGGATGCATTTCTTGGCCCACTCGGGTAATTTCTGCTTGTGAGCATTGGTTAGGAATGCATAGAGGGAATGCATAATTGCATAGCTACACCTTGCAGTTTGTGGGACTCCAGAGCTACCACTTGCTTCAAATGTCACCCGTTTCACCCCCTTTCTGCTTTGCAATGGTATTTTATGGTACTTTTGCCTTTATCTGCACAAACCTGTGTGTGCTCTCAATAGGCTGAAAATCCAGTAATGTAACTTGAACTGTAAGATCACTGAAATTgcttttaatttaattaattaagaCATGTTAATGCTTTTAATTTAAAGAATAACCATTTTGAATTCTTTTAACACTACAAACTCTGttaacgtaataatttggaacagttgGAGCACACTAAATGTACTCTAATGgttgatgacttgaaaatgatgATGAATGTCTGTCATTTATGTTGATTATTTAGGGGAAATGGTGGAAAATGTAATaagcataataatttggaactcAATGTATAAGTATATAGCCTACTCCTTACTCATAACCCCCTCCTCCCTACCATATACATAGTCCATGTTGCATAACGCTTCCCAAAGTACGATCCAAGTTTGTTTATTTCTTCAGGGGTGACTTAGATGAACCTGCTGTTGTCTACTTTGCAGTAACGTTTTGAttagaaaaaaacatgtttttcttcACTCCCATTGGAAACTAACATGGTGGTTTCCGAACACTCTGATTTTCATTAACATCACAAAAACATGGCATTTTAATAGGGGTGTGTAGACCTTTTTATAGCCAATGTAAGGTGCAGAGAGCGGCACAGGCACAATTCTATGTTGACCTGACCTGTGTGGTTGAAGATGAAGATTGTCCAGATCCCAGGAAaagatgcaggacaaaggctgaagGTAGTTTTGGGAGGACACTTGAAATCCCTTTTGAGGTTAATAATAAACTACTTCGAAAAACTACTGACCTCTGTGGTTGCTCTGATCATGCATACCTGTCATCTGCATGTGGCCTTTCTTGTTAGCCTGCAACGTGGTGTGGGTTTCCAGCTTGGCCAAATGAGCTGGATGCTCTCTCCTTAGATGACGATACAGGTTACCAGTGCTGCTGAAATGCTGCAATCTCTTCCTACACAGTAGACACATGGCCATCCGCTGGTCCAGTTTTCTAAAGAGTGCCCAGACTGGGCTTTTCTTCGGCTTTTCTCCGGTTTTAGATGTGTCCGCCACTGCTAGGTCAGAGCTCGCATCGTCGCCGCCATTCTCTCCGCCGCTTGTGGGCTGCTCTTCAGCTGGGGTGTGTGGAGCATCGCCTTCTTCGTCACCGAGACGGCATTTTATGTCCTCTAAAAACTTCTCCATAGACTCTTGTGCCTCTTTATCTCCTTGCACTTCTGATTCTGTGaggacaaaggaaaaaaaaaggattCCAAGTTTAACAGAACAATCACCTCAAATacacaaaaccagtattaaaatgtgaattaaagaGTAACAGTTGCCTCATTGGGTTCTTTCTAGTAccaagagtgtagtggaaagtgcgcacatccagcaaaaaagcatcagcaggtgccaaatcaaaaaactgtcacatgttcTTTCTAGTACCCTAACTGccaccctccctttctcccttgcctgcttgtggcctcgtgatgatgtcactgacaacacaAATGTATTTAATaactcgcaaaagcgcaattataatgtcattttttcatttgctatcagatggtgaatgaataatagtaccccaaaagttgttgtggcttggctgacagcaggAAAACATAACTGTTTTCGCCACCGAGGAGGGGCGCCAGTCAGTGAAACAGGTCGAGGAAGGGGGTCTTCATATTGGAAAGAACCTACACAGAGTCACTTCATACGTGTCTGATGATGTGTGATTTGATTTCAtacttctacaaaccccaactccatagaagttgggacgcaaggttaattgtgaataataacaaaatactgccattttcaaaaagtctggttctgacattagttggagaacggtacaaagaaaacatatcagccatcaaaactgaccaaaattattgttttgggggatattcatgaatatgtaaatccaacgcgtctcaaaagagttgggacggggacaataaaaggcagcaaatgtcaaggaagactaaaaacaaaacaaaggacaacacttaaccGTTGATGGCATTAACctttgagatgattttatataaaagcaGTGTTGATTACTATCTTGGaaatgatttcaacagcttaaaatggtaggtgtattccttgtcatgttttgcaatgttttcctttctgtagtgcttacagtgtgacagatcttgaccaaaagccagccattttatgtcctgctggtccttatgttggagttaaactgttaaaacatagt is a genomic window containing:
- the LOC134438908 gene encoding zinc finger BED domain-containing protein; this translates as MMEGAEMLEDTVETVLERRVDDVEVHNAISGILSAAAAVDGDQQKYQSADAEETTTTAMPSSRERSLVWSFFKKADDRMATCSLCQNQIQYFSSTSNLHRHLKNKHAAEFRELQINAGKEFESEVQGDKEAQESMEKFLEDIKCRLGDEEGDAPHTPAEEQPTSGGENGGDDASSDLAVADTSKTGEKPKKSPVWALFRKLDQRMAMCLLCRKRLQHFSSTGNLYRHLRREHPAHLAKLETHTTLQANKKGHMQMTGRTTHRVQHRERELRDALRLVQAEEGRCLEQQKVLQEKTRELQAEKEALDSERRALQEEAKTLQREKEEIRVEREKLHSEREKVERLKQSLNQRGVW